The region TAAAAAAAGGTCAATTAAATATAGAATTTAATGAAAACAATTTTTTACTAGATGTTGGTGAAATAGTATTAATCAATAAAGATATTGTTCATTGTGCTACTTTGAACAGAAGTTCTAAAGATGGATATGTATTATATTTAGATGAAGAGTTTTTGATTGAAAATAGTTTTTCTTTTCCAAAAAGATATGAACATCTAAAACAAAAAGATTTATATGAAAGATTTATTTTCTTTTGTGATTCTTTATTGGATAAAAATATATCTTTAATAGAAAAAAAAGAGTTACTATATCTTTTTTGTTTGGATATTTTTACATCAAAATCAAATGATAAAAAAGATGAAGAAAATCAAAATCTATCATCACAAATTAAAGAGTATCTAGATGAAAATTTTTTGGAAGAAATCTCTTTAGACGATTTATCAAGAAGGTTTGGGATTACAGAAGTTCATCTTATACGAGTTTTTAAAAAAAGTTTTGGTTTACCTATTCATTCTTATATACTTAACAAAAAAGTTCATTTGGCAAAAGAGTTGTTACTTTCAAAAGCACCTATTGTCGAAGTTGCATTAAAAAGTGGTTTTTTTGACCAAAGCCATTTGAATAGATGTTTTAAAAGGGTTTTTCAAATAACTCCAAAGCAGTTTCAAAAAAATATTTTAGATAAATGTTAATTTTGTACAAGATTTAATTTTATTATTTCTCTATACTTTTATAAATTTTAAAAGGAGAGAATATATGATAAATAACTTTTTTAATACAATAATCTACAAAAACCATCTCTTCCTCTAATTCTTACTTAACTTAACAAATACAATCAACAATAATTTTACAATTTGGAGAATAAAATGAAATTTAAAAAATATAGACAATATCCTATTGTCCAAAATTTTAATAGAACTTGGCCAGATAATCAAATAGAAAATGCACCAATATATTGCAGTGTTGATTTAAGAGATGGCAATCAAGCATTAGTAAATCCTATGGGAATAACTGAAAAGTTAGAGTATTTTAATACTTTAATAAAAATGGGTTTTAAACAAATTGAAGTAAGTTATCCAAGTGCTTCACAAACTGATTTTGATTTTACTAGAAAACTGATTGAAGAGAATCTAATTCCCGATGATGTTTTTATACAAATCCTAATACCTGCCAAAAAAGAGTGGATAAAAAAAAGTGTTGAAGCTATGAAAGGGGTAAAAAATGGAATATTTCATTTATATAATCCAACAAATGAGTTTCAAAAAAAAGTAGTCTTTAAAAAATCAGATGAAGAGATTATTTCAATGGCTGTTGAGGCAATGGTATATTTAAAACAATTAACAAAAGATTTTGAAGGAAATGTCATTTATCAGTATTCTCCTGAGAGTTTTTCTCAAACAGATTTAGGTTTTGCTTTAGAGATATGCAACAGTGTAATTAAAGTTGTTGAACCTACACCTAATCAAAAAATGATAATAAATCTTCCAAACACTTTAGAGTCTTGTACTGCTAATATATATGCAGATAGAATTGAATGGATGAGTAGTAATTTAAATTATAGAGATTCAATAATCTTAAGTGTTCATCCACATAATGATAGAGGCACATCAGTAGCTTCAGCAGAGTTAGCCATATTAGCAGGAGCACAAAAAGTAGAAGGTACTTTGTTTGGAAATGGTGAAAGGGCAGGGAATTTGGATTTGGTTAATTTCGCTTTTAATATTTATTCCCAAGGGATTAATCCTAATCTTGATTTATCATTTATTGATGAAGTAAAAAAAATGTATGAAAAAAGAACAAATTTAAATATTCATTCAAGACACCCTTTTGTTGGAGATATGATATTTACAGCATTTAGTGGTGGACATCAAGATGCAATAAAAAAAGGAATTGATTTTTATAGAAAAGAAAACTGTAAAGAGTGGAATGTTCCATATTTGTTAATTGATCCAAAGGATATAAACAGAGGTTATGAAGATGTTATTAGAGTTAATTCACAATCTGGAAAAGGTGGAGTGAAATTTATAATTGAAGAGTTTTTTTCAACAAAATTATCAAATGAAGAATCAATTAAATTTGGACAAATTATTAAGTTGTTAAGTGATAAATTACAAAGAGAATTAACAAAAGATGAGATAATCTCTGCATATAAAAGTGAGATGAAATAAAAAGTATTTTTATATTATTACAAATTGATATATTTTAAACTTTTTATATATTTTTATTATAAGATAATAAAAAAGTTGGAATAAAATGGCAGAGCAGTTAAAAAATGTTTATACTTTAAAATATATTGAAAATTTAGCTAATAAAATAAAAGAAAATTGTAATAGCTTTGATACAATAAATTTTATCAATGATATATTTGATAACACTTGGGAAGGTTTAGAACTAAAACAAAGGATGAGACATATTGTTTTTGTTTTAAACAAATATCTTCCTTTTTCCTATGCAAAACAACTTGAAGTTTTAAAGCCAGTATCAAAAGATTTTACTGGCTTTGAGGCTATGTTTTTTCAAGATTTTGTAGAAGTTTATGGATTAGATGATTTTGAAAACTCTATGAAAGCATTAGAGGTTTTTACTCAAGATTCAAGTAGTGAATTTGCTATAAGACAGTTTATTATTAAATATGAAAATCAAACAATGAATCAAATGAAAATTTGGGCAAAATCTTCAAATGAACATTTAAGAAGATTGGCTTGTGAAGGGTGTAGACCTAGGCTTCCTTGGGCTATTGCTTTACCAACTTTTAAAGAAAATCCTACTAAAGTTTTAGAAATCATCGAAATACTTAAAAATGATACAAGTAAATATTTTCAAAAAAGTGTTGCAAACAATCTAAATGATATCTCAAAAGATAACCCAAAATTAGTTATTGAGTTTTTGAGTAAAAATTTAGGAAAAAACAAAAGCCTTGATTGGATTTGTAAACATGCAGCAAGAACACTTCTAAAAAATGGAAATAAAAAAGTATTAGAGTTGTTTGGATATGTAAAATCTTCACATATAAAAATTATAGATTTTGTATTAGATAAAGATGTAAAACTCTCAGAAGATTTGAATTTCTCTTTTAAACTAAGTAGTTTTGAAACTCTTGGTAATGTTAGAGTTGAATATATGATTTATTATAAAAAATCAAACAACACACATAATAAAAAAGTTTTTATGATTAGTCAAAATGAAATAAAAACAAAAGAGAAATTATTTACAAAAAAACAAAGTTTTAAAGATATGACCACAAGAAAACATTACAAAGGGTTACACTTTATCTCAATTGTTGTAAATGGGGAAGAAAAGATAAAAAAGGAATTTAATTTACTATGACACCAGCAGTAAATCTACTTAAAAAAAATAAAATAAAATTTGAAATACACAAATATGACCATGACCCAGACAATACAGATTTTGGAAAAGAGGCTGTTGAAAAGCTAAATTTGGATGCTAATAGAGTTTTCAAAACACTTCTTACAGAATTAACTCCAAAAGAGTTAGTAGTTTGTGTTATACCTGTATCAAAAATGTTAAGCTTAAAAGATGTTGCATCAACTTTTGGTGTAAAAAAAGCACAAATGGCAAATAAAGATGAAGCTCAAAAAGTAACAGGTTATTTACTTGGTGGAATTTCACCTTTAGGTCAAAAGAAGAGGCTTAAAACAGCTATTGATAAAAGTGCATTTGAGTTCGATACTATCTATATTAGTGGTGGAAAAAGAGGTTTGGATATTGAAGTTAATCCAAATGATTTAAAAAAGTTATTAAATGCCAAAGAAGAAAAAATAAGCACTTGATATAAATTATATACTTGTATATTATTTTAACAAATCTTTAATCTTTTAAGAGTAGTATTATTGTAAATATATTAAAAAAAGGATTTACAATGGGTACTACATCTGATATGAATGCGATTTGTTCGCAACTTCTTACTCCAGAAGATTTAAATATTTCCAATGAGTTATTTAATGAAGTTATTCAGAACAATATAGTTACTCACATCACTGATAGTCAAGATTCAAAAAGTATAAAAATATATTCAACTTATCAACTTTTTTTATCTTCTATAACTCCAATTTTACATGATATAGGGTTTATGATTGTAGATGAAGTAACTTATAATATTAGAAATGGTTCAAAGCTTATTTTTGTTTCAAGATTCAATTTAAGAATTTTTGAGGATAGTGAGTTAAAAAGAATAGAAGCTTCTAAAAATAATTTAGAACAAACAATTACTAAGTGTTTAAAAGACCATTCAGTTAAACATTCAAAGGTTTTTTCATTAGTATATAATCAAAATTTTGATTTTAGAAAACTTATGCTTATTCGAGCATTTATAGAGTATTTAGACCAAGCTGTTCTTACAATTAATAGTGCAACTATTTTAAATACCTTAACAAATCATCATATTATTACTGATCTATTTGTTGAGTATTTTATTAATAGGTTTGATCCAAAGATTAAAAAAAGAGATGAAAAGATAAAAGTTATTGAGGAAAAAATTGAAGAAAAAATTAAACAAATTCCTCAAATTATGGATGATAGAATTTTAAAACTTACATTTTCATTTTTACAATCTTTATTAAGAACAAACTATTTCTTAGAGAAAGAAACAATCTCTTTAAAAATTGATACAAAATGCTTTGGAGAAAACCTAAAAGGGCTTCAACCAAATCTTGAAAACTTTATTTTCCATCCAGATTTTTATGGTGTACATTTAAGAATGAGTAATATTAGTAGAGGTGGATTAAGATGGAGTGATAGACATGATGATTATCGTCAAGAGGTTAAATCTTTAATGATAACTCAAGAGGGTAAAAACTCTATTATTATTCCTGATGGTTCAAAAGGTGGATTTGTAATAAACAAAGATACCTCAGAAGTTACAAAAGAGTATTTTACAAAAATTTATTCAATGTATATTAATGCTAACTTAGATTTAGTTGACAATATGATTGATGGAAAAGTTGTACAAGATGAAAAGATTGTAGCTTATGATGGGGAAGATCCATATTTTGTAGTTGCTGCTGATAAAGGAACAGCAGCTATGAGTGATGTAGCTAATGAGATTGCAATTAGTAGAAACTACTGGCTAGGTGATGCTTTTGCAAGTGGTGGAAGTAATGGTTATGGTCATAAAGATTTAGGTATTACAGCCAGAGGGGCTTTAATGTCAACGAAGAGATTCCTTGTTGAAATGGGAATGGATATGTATAAAGATAGCATCTCTGTAGTTGGTATTGGTTCTATGAGTGGAGATGTTTTTGGTAATGGAATGATTGAGTCTGATAAGTTTAAACTTTATGGTGCTATTGGACACAAAGAGATATTTATTGACCCAAATCCAGATTTAGAAGAGAGTTTTAAAGAGAGAAAAAGACTATTTGAATCTAAATCTGGTGGTTGGGCTCATTATGATAAATCAAAAATCTCAAAAGGTGGTGGAATCTTTTTAAGAAGTGACAAAGAGATTGAATTAACTGCTGAGATGAAAAAACTATTTAATACAAAGAAAAAAGTTGTAAGTGGTGAAGAGCTTTGTGTACTTTTATTGAAAATGGATGTTGATTTATTCTTTAATGGTGGAGTTGGTACATATGTTAAAGCAAGTGATGAAAACTCTATTGATATTGGTGATAAACAAAATGAAGCTGTTAGAATAGATGCTACTGATTTAAGAGCAAAAATAGTTTGCGAAGGTGGAAACTTAGGTTTTACTCAAAGAGCTAGAATAGAATATGCTTTAAATGGTGGTAGAATCAATATAGATGGTATTGACAATGCAGGTGGAGTTGATACTTCAGACCATGAAGTAAACTTAAAAATCTTACTAAATACAGTTAGTACACACGAAGATTTATGTTCAGAAGAGAGACAAAATACTTTAAAATCTATGACAGACCAAGTTGTGAAATTAGTATTGGATAGTAATTATAATCAATCTTTAGCAATATCTTTAGATGAAAGGTTTTCAAGAAAACATCTAAACAATTTCTTAAGTGCTATAGAAGTATTGGAAAATCATGTTGATGCTTTTAATAGAGCATCTTTTTTTATTCCTAAAAATGAAAATATTCATGAGGTTATTGATATTAATGATTCTATAGTAAGACCTGTTTTATGTTCATTATTATCTTATTCAAAAATCTTTATTAAAAAAATATTATTAGATTCAAGCCTTATTGATGAGCAATTTGCTTTACCATATCTTTATAGATATTTCCCAAAATCATTTATAAGTGCTTATGAACATGATATTTTAAATCATCCACTAAAAAGAGAGATTATTGCAACAAAAATAGCTGATGCAATTGTAAACTCTCAAGGGTGTACTTTTATTAGTGATTATGAAAAGTTAGGAAATGAAAGGTTTTTATTAAAAATCCAATCATACTTAGTTGCAAAAAGATTATTTGGTGGTAAAGAGATTAGAGATAAAATCTATTCTCAAGATTATATTATGGATGTTGAAAAACAATATGACTTAATCAATAAACTAGAATATATCTTATCAGCAAGTACTAGATGGATGGTTAAATATTTAAAGAAAAACCAATTAGACTCAGCTCATATTTTAGATCACAAAAAAGAGTTATTCTCTTTACTAGAACAAGTACATAATCAGAAAATTGAAGTCTTGATTGAAGATGATGAAACATTTAATTTATTCTTCTCTGTAATTGATTATTTAAGATTTGCTATTCCAGCAATAGTTATTAGAAGTAGTACGAATCATCAATTTAAAGATGTAGTTATTGTATTTTATTCATTAATCCATGAGTTTAATATCTTGGATATAATTGTGGCATTAAATAAAATCAAAATTGCAAATAAGAACGATTTAGTACTTAGAAATCAAGTATTACAGTTTATTGAGTTTATTGTTGTTCATTACACTAAAAAAATATTAAACTTTCAAAGAATAAATGAAGAGGCAGATGTTGCTTTTTCAAATTTTATTAATAATGAAAAAGATACATTTTATAAAGTTCGAGATACTCTTGATACATTTATGACAAAAGACAATAAAGATATTAAAGAAATAGCAGTTACAGTTAATCAAATGATGGTTTCTTTACTATAACAAAAAGTTATAATAATAGCATAAGGAAAAGTTAATTAAAAATTAAAAAAATAGATAACTTTAACTTATGACTATTATTTTAAGTTCTGATATGATAAAGTCCAAAATAAAGGAGTTATAATGACTAGTAATACAAATGATGAATTAACTTTAGATAAAATAGAAGACTATAATGGAAAAGAGTCAAAAGAGAAAAGAAATACAGTTAAACTTGTAGTTATTTTCTGCTTAGTAGTTGGTGCAATTTTTGCAGTAATTAAATCAACAAGTACTGTAGATGATTATGTTGGTACAAAAGAAGCACCAGGTATAACAGCAGTAAAAAAATAATTTTTTATATAATAATTAAAAGGTATATTACTAATCCAATATACCTTTTTTCTTTCATTTTCAACTTAAATTTTAGTTTAATCTACTATAATCATAATCTTATAATATACCTGTATTGTATATACAACTAATCATTAAAAAGGTTAAACTTAATGAAACATATATTTATAATATTAAATATAATTATTCTTTTATCTGGATGCGCTTCAAATAATCAAGCTTTAGAAATCAAAAAAACAAATAAAGAAAAAGAATTAGAAAAACAAAATAAACTACTAGACAAAGAGATAAAAAAACTAAAAAAAGAAAATGATGAAAAAGTAGAACAACAAACTGAACCTAAAGTTATAATCAAAGAAAAAACAAAAATTGTTGTGGTTGAAAAATCAGTTACAAATGATTCAAAAATTGTTGTTGGTGCTGCTGAATATGTTTATATTCCTTTATTAGATTTAACTTTGAAAGCTAGAGTTGATACTGGTGCAACAACTACATCTTTACATGCTCTTGATATAAAAGAGTTTGAAAGAGATGGAGAAAAATGGGTTAAATTTAAATTTGAGAATTCAAAAGGAAAATTAACTGATTGGTCTTTACCTGTTGAAAGAATTGTTAGTATTAAACGTCATGGTATGAAAAACCAACAAAGATATGTAGTGAAAATAAGAATTAATTTAGGAAAAATTAGTCAACTAGTTGATGTATCATTAACAAATAGAGAAAAGTTTTCTTATTCTGCATTAATAGGTAGAAATTTTTTAAATGGATATGCTGTAGTAGATGTCTCAAAAAAATATGTAACAAAACCTATTAAGAAGTAAAAATGAAACCTTCATATAAAATTTTTCTTTTTTCTTTTTTTCTAATTTTAATATCTGCATTTCTTATGTCATATAAGGTGTTTTTTTTAGGTTTTCCTTTGACCGAAGAAAAAACAGAAAATATTTGGAATATAGAAGCTAAAATCTCATTTTCCAATAAATATAGACAAAGTGGAGTTGTTTCACTTATTTTACCTTCAAAACAAAATGGATTTTTAATCATAAATGAAGAATCAAGCTCATCAAATTTTGGTTATACGGTACAAAAAATAAATGATATAAAAAAAGGGATTTGGTCAAAAAGAGAGATAGAACAGGGCTCTCAAGTTTTATATTATTCTATTGATGTTATAAAAAACAAATATACTAAAGTTCCAGTAAAAAAAGATTTTGAACAAATAATATATAAAGTAGATGTATCAAATCCTGTTATTCTTGCTGCAAAATCTATAATTGAAAATGTTTATGAAAAAAGTGCAAACTCTTTAACTTTTACATCAATATTAATTGATGAATTCAATCATACTAACCCCTCGCAGGCTACAAAACTTATTAAATCAAATTTTATGAAAAGTGATAAAGAAAAAAGAGACACTTTACTTAAAATGATTGATTATAAGGGATATAAAGTAAGAACTGTTGGAGCATTGTATTTAGAAGATAAGATGAAAAATATAGATTTGGTCCCTATGTTAGAGGTTTTTTATAAAGATAAATGGCAACTTTTTGATATAAACAAAGGGATGATAGAAAATAATCAAGATATTTTTATTTGGCAAAGGGGTTCACAATTTTTATTAGAAGCTGAAGGTGTTAAAAACTCAAATGTTAAATTCTCAATAACAAAAAATATTGTACCTGCTAGAAACGCTGCATTGGTAAAAGATGTAAAAAATCAAAGTGCTCTTTTAGACTTTTCATTGTTTATTTTGCCAAATGAAACACAAAATACTTTTAAATTTTTACTTTTAGTTCCTTTAGGTGCGTTAGTTGTTGTTTTTATGAGAGTATTTGTTGGTCTAAAAACCTCTGGAACTTTTATGCCTATTTTATTATCAATGGCTTTTATTGAAACTCAATTAGTGCCTGGTATCATTATGTTTATTGTAGTTGTTACAATGGGACTTATAGTTAGATCATATATGTCTTATTTTAATCTTCTTTTAGTTGCTAGGATATCATCCGTATTGATTGTGGTATTGGCTATTATGGCATTTGTTGCAATTATGTCTGAAAAACTAAATTTAGAATATGCTACAAGTATTACTTTCTTTCCTATTATTATTCTTTCTTGGACAATTGAAAGAATGTCAATTATTTGGGAAGAAGAGGGTGCAAAAGAGGTTTTCCAACAAGGTGGAGGCTCTTTAATAGTATCAATAATCGCATTTTTTGCTATGACAAACAGTACACTTAGCTTTATAACTTTCAATTTTCCAGAAGTTTTATTGGCTGTTTTAGGATTAACTATTCTATTTGGAAGATACAGTGGATATAGATTAAGTGAACTACATAGATTTAAATCAATGGTAAAATAGTAATGTTGTTTGCAAACCCTTTTAAACTAAAAAAACTTGGTATAATGGGAATGAACAATAGAAACATAAACTATATTGGAAGACTAAATGATAGAAAAAATTATCCTTTAGTTGATAATAAACTTGAAACAAAAAAAATTGCAGAACTTCACAATATAGCTGTACCTGAGCTTTTAGGTTTTATAAAATATCAAGTTGAAGTAAACTCTTTTTTAGATTATATCCATGGTGAAAATGGTTTTGTAATCAAACCAGCACAAGGTAGTGGAGGAAAAGGAATCCTAGTAATTCTGGAGCATGAAAATGGCAAATATATAAAGCCAAGTGGTGAAGAGTTAAATGACCAAGATATAAAAAGACATATCTCAAATATATTAAGTGGTTTATACTCTTTGGGTGGAAAAAATGATACTGCTGTATTTGAGAAACTTGTAGATTTTGATGATAATTTTGATGGTTTTAGTTACGAAGGTGTTCCTGATGTAAGAGTTATTGTATATAGAGGCTATCCAGCACTTGCTATGATGAGACTTTCTACTTCTCAAAGTGATGGAAAAGCCAATCTTCACCAAGGTGCAGTTGGTGTAGGAATAGATATAAAAACAGGAAAAGCTTTAAGTGCAGTTCAGTTTAATCGTCCAGTTACAAATCATCCTGATACAAATAAAGAATTAAAAACATTAGTTGTTCCATATTGGAATGAGATATTACATCTATGTGCTAGATGTTATGAGATGACAGATATGGGATATTTAGGTGCTGATATTGTAATAGATAAGCAAAGAGGCCCTTTAGTTTTAGAATTAAATGCAAGACCAGGACTTGCTATACAAATAGCAAATGATTTTGGAGCCTTAAAAAGATTTAAACAAATTGATAAAATATATGGAAAACACAATACTATAGATGAGAAAATAGAGTTTTCAAAAACAAGTTTTTTAGAGGATTAATATAAAATATCTTTAATCTTTTTTATTAATTATCAATTAAATTACAAATTGTAAAATTTACAAAAATTAAAAGGTAAATTTTGTCCAGTTTTGAAAACTTTTTTAACTATCATATGCAAACAAAACACTCTTACTTCTCAGTAAGAAGCTTTCCAAATAGATTAGATTGGGATAATCAACCAAAAGCTTTTAAAACTTATCCTAATGAATACAAAAAGATTAAATTAGATTTAGAAAATGAAAATCATAGTTTGATATTTTATATAGCTGGAATTACTGCAAAAAAGACTTATCCTGGTGTTGAATACTACTTAAGGATAAATCCTAGTGCTGGAGCTCTTTACCCCAACGAAATATATTTTCAAAGTAGGGGTAATATTGGAGTTGAAGATGGTATTTACCATTTTGACATTTCAAGTACAAGTATAACATTACTTAAAAATATTGAAGATTCTGGTTTTGAACCTTATTTTGGATTAGAAAATAGAGAAAATGGCTTTATCTTTTTAATATCTTCAGTTTATTATAGAAGCTCTTGGAAATATAAAAATAGAGCTTTTAGATATTGTTTACTTGATGCAGGACATATTTTAGGATCAATTGAAGCATCTTCTTATTTACACAATAAGAACTACGATATAGTCTATGATTTTGATAAATCTTCACTAAATAAACTATTTAATTTTGATAATAAAGAGTTTTTTACAAGTGCCGTTTTACTTACATACAACACTTCAAAAAAGATAAATAAAATAGATACTTTAGATTTACCAACAGTAGATGGAAGTAATTATTTTGA is a window of Halarcobacter sp. DNA encoding:
- a CDS encoding AraC family transcriptional regulator, producing the protein METIVFKNKALPFVELRYVKEIPACSKKHLHKELTFTAIKKGQLNIEFNENNFLLDVGEIVLINKDIVHCATLNRSSKDGYVLYLDEEFLIENSFSFPKRYEHLKQKDLYERFIFFCDSLLDKNISLIEKKELLYLFCLDIFTSKSNDKKDEENQNLSSQIKEYLDENFLEEISLDDLSRRFGITEVHLIRVFKKSFGLPIHSYILNKKVHLAKELLLSKAPIVEVALKSGFFDQSHLNRCFKRVFQITPKQFQKNILDKC
- a CDS encoding 2-isopropylmalate synthase; translation: MKFKKYRQYPIVQNFNRTWPDNQIENAPIYCSVDLRDGNQALVNPMGITEKLEYFNTLIKMGFKQIEVSYPSASQTDFDFTRKLIEENLIPDDVFIQILIPAKKEWIKKSVEAMKGVKNGIFHLYNPTNEFQKKVVFKKSDEEIISMAVEAMVYLKQLTKDFEGNVIYQYSPESFSQTDLGFALEICNSVIKVVEPTPNQKMIINLPNTLESCTANIYADRIEWMSSNLNYRDSIILSVHPHNDRGTSVASAELAILAGAQKVEGTLFGNGERAGNLDLVNFAFNIYSQGINPNLDLSFIDEVKKMYEKRTNLNIHSRHPFVGDMIFTAFSGGHQDAIKKGIDFYRKENCKEWNVPYLLIDPKDINRGYEDVIRVNSQSGKGGVKFIIEEFFSTKLSNEESIKFGQIIKLLSDKLQRELTKDEIISAYKSEMK
- a CDS encoding DNA alkylation repair protein, with the translated sequence MAEQLKNVYTLKYIENLANKIKENCNSFDTINFINDIFDNTWEGLELKQRMRHIVFVLNKYLPFSYAKQLEVLKPVSKDFTGFEAMFFQDFVEVYGLDDFENSMKALEVFTQDSSSEFAIRQFIIKYENQTMNQMKIWAKSSNEHLRRLACEGCRPRLPWAIALPTFKENPTKVLEIIEILKNDTSKYFQKSVANNLNDISKDNPKLVIEFLSKNLGKNKSLDWICKHAARTLLKNGNKKVLELFGYVKSSHIKIIDFVLDKDVKLSEDLNFSFKLSSFETLGNVRVEYMIYYKKSNNTHNKKVFMISQNEIKTKEKLFTKKQSFKDMTTRKHYKGLHFISIVVNGEEKIKKEFNLL
- the ybaK gene encoding Cys-tRNA(Pro) deacylase, with translation MTPAVNLLKKNKIKFEIHKYDHDPDNTDFGKEAVEKLNLDANRVFKTLLTELTPKELVVCVIPVSKMLSLKDVASTFGVKKAQMANKDEAQKVTGYLLGGISPLGQKKRLKTAIDKSAFEFDTIYISGGKRGLDIEVNPNDLKKLLNAKEEKIST
- a CDS encoding NAD-glutamate dehydrogenase domain-containing protein; protein product: MGTTSDMNAICSQLLTPEDLNISNELFNEVIQNNIVTHITDSQDSKSIKIYSTYQLFLSSITPILHDIGFMIVDEVTYNIRNGSKLIFVSRFNLRIFEDSELKRIEASKNNLEQTITKCLKDHSVKHSKVFSLVYNQNFDFRKLMLIRAFIEYLDQAVLTINSATILNTLTNHHIITDLFVEYFINRFDPKIKKRDEKIKVIEEKIEEKIKQIPQIMDDRILKLTFSFLQSLLRTNYFLEKETISLKIDTKCFGENLKGLQPNLENFIFHPDFYGVHLRMSNISRGGLRWSDRHDDYRQEVKSLMITQEGKNSIIIPDGSKGGFVINKDTSEVTKEYFTKIYSMYINANLDLVDNMIDGKVVQDEKIVAYDGEDPYFVVAADKGTAAMSDVANEIAISRNYWLGDAFASGGSNGYGHKDLGITARGALMSTKRFLVEMGMDMYKDSISVVGIGSMSGDVFGNGMIESDKFKLYGAIGHKEIFIDPNPDLEESFKERKRLFESKSGGWAHYDKSKISKGGGIFLRSDKEIELTAEMKKLFNTKKKVVSGEELCVLLLKMDVDLFFNGGVGTYVKASDENSIDIGDKQNEAVRIDATDLRAKIVCEGGNLGFTQRARIEYALNGGRINIDGIDNAGGVDTSDHEVNLKILLNTVSTHEDLCSEERQNTLKSMTDQVVKLVLDSNYNQSLAISLDERFSRKHLNNFLSAIEVLENHVDAFNRASFFIPKNENIHEVIDINDSIVRPVLCSLLSYSKIFIKKILLDSSLIDEQFALPYLYRYFPKSFISAYEHDILNHPLKREIIATKIADAIVNSQGCTFISDYEKLGNERFLLKIQSYLVAKRLFGGKEIRDKIYSQDYIMDVEKQYDLINKLEYILSASTRWMVKYLKKNQLDSAHILDHKKELFSLLEQVHNQKIEVLIEDDETFNLFFSVIDYLRFAIPAIVIRSSTNHQFKDVVIVFYSLIHEFNILDIIVALNKIKIANKNDLVLRNQVLQFIEFIVVHYTKKILNFQRINEEADVAFSNFINNEKDTFYKVRDTLDTFMTKDNKDIKEIAVTVNQMMVSLL
- a CDS encoding RimK/LysX family protein; translation: MKHIFIILNIIILLSGCASNNQALEIKKTNKEKELEKQNKLLDKEIKKLKKENDEKVEQQTEPKVIIKEKTKIVVVEKSVTNDSKIVVGAAEYVYIPLLDLTLKARVDTGATTTSLHALDIKEFERDGEKWVKFKFENSKGKLTDWSLPVERIVSIKRHGMKNQQRYVVKIRINLGKISQLVDVSLTNREKFSYSALIGRNFLNGYAVVDVSKKYVTKPIKK
- a CDS encoding UUP1 family membrane protein, which gives rise to MTEEKTENIWNIEAKISFSNKYRQSGVVSLILPSKQNGFLIINEESSSSNFGYTVQKINDIKKGIWSKREIEQGSQVLYYSIDVIKNKYTKVPVKKDFEQIIYKVDVSNPVILAAKSIIENVYEKSANSLTFTSILIDEFNHTNPSQATKLIKSNFMKSDKEKRDTLLKMIDYKGYKVRTVGALYLEDKMKNIDLVPMLEVFYKDKWQLFDINKGMIENNQDIFIWQRGSQFLLEAEGVKNSNVKFSITKNIVPARNAALVKDVKNQSALLDFSLFILPNETQNTFKFLLLVPLGALVVVFMRVFVGLKTSGTFMPILLSMAFIETQLVPGIIMFIVVVTMGLIVRSYMSYFNLLLVARISSVLIVVLAIMAFVAIMSEKLNLEYATSITFFPIIILSWTIERMSIIWEEEGAKEVFQQGGGSLIVSIIAFFAMTNSTLSFITFNFPEVLLAVLGLTILFGRYSGYRLSELHRFKSMVK
- a CDS encoding alpha-L-glutamate ligase-like protein is translated as MLFANPFKLKKLGIMGMNNRNINYIGRLNDRKNYPLVDNKLETKKIAELHNIAVPELLGFIKYQVEVNSFLDYIHGENGFVIKPAQGSGGKGILVILEHENGKYIKPSGEELNDQDIKRHISNILSGLYSLGGKNDTAVFEKLVDFDDNFDGFSYEGVPDVRVIVYRGYPALAMMRLSTSQSDGKANLHQGAVGVGIDIKTGKALSAVQFNRPVTNHPDTNKELKTLVVPYWNEILHLCARCYEMTDMGYLGADIVIDKQRGPLVLELNARPGLAIQIANDFGALKRFKQIDKIYGKHNTIDEKIEFSKTSFLED
- a CDS encoding nitroreductase family protein, with translation MSSFENFFNYHMQTKHSYFSVRSFPNRLDWDNQPKAFKTYPNEYKKIKLDLENENHSLIFYIAGITAKKTYPGVEYYLRINPSAGALYPNEIYFQSRGNIGVEDGIYHFDISSTSITLLKNIEDSGFEPYFGLENRENGFIFLISSVYYRSSWKYKNRAFRYCLLDAGHILGSIEASSYLHNKNYDIVYDFDKSSLNKLFNFDNKEFFTSAVLLTYNTSKKINKIDTLDLPTVDGSNYFEKNDLIEKAYEDSIKAKDCKKEISLPSFSFNKSYFKEVILNRRSIREFAKQSISKVEFESILNILNQPISSNCDEKIDIYCVINRVKDMKLGILKNTEYIKEGDFMNKAGYLCLEQDLGKSSAVTFFLTSNSKNYQAMYQKAGILGHRLYLASNYLGIGCSGIGAYYDDEVCEFIGEYTQVLYALAIGK